A region from the Cryptosporangium arvum DSM 44712 genome encodes:
- a CDS encoding ATP-binding protein — MTALLAPLAALFERLRATVAERAAADPDALDPLRGLLLSPDAARVFAERGPLGVSSPDEFRPGPLRLPDDVAAGFALTPLDEAILLIAVAPDVDRRVEPLYGYLNDDVGRRRATVQLTLELLGLGPHLAEARARFHRSAPLRAGGLLTLEDDDRPLPGRSLRVPERVVAHLLGDDHTLDEELVGSARLVPVPSVPPVSTLVGLPSAGPLLVHVRAARADASDGADAAVDAITATGRPALIVRPEARLSSAVREARLRGAGLVVGPVVDDAARLVRQLAAAPPPPALFTYGPTGLDPAWAPDATVVTVEVPQPAPTVPAEFAPALAPYRLTPAQIDATLEAARVFAAIDRMPVADAHVQRAARQQSAPQLDRHVRRVPPAVGWNDLMLPDDRSAQLHELVVRARTRQQVLGGWRMRTGGGRGQGVVALFAGESGTGKTLAAEVVAGEIGLDLHVVDLASLVDKYVGETEKNLERVFTAADQADAVLLFDEADAVFGKRGGVRDARDRYANLESAYLLQRLESFGGIAVLTTNLRANVDEAFTRRFDLVVDFPFPDAEHRARLWWLALSGAPQADGLAEILPHLAAQFELAGGAIRSAAVTAAYLAAGRGTPVTAADALAGAEREYRKLGRLVPTPA, encoded by the coding sequence GTGACGGCGCTCCTCGCGCCGCTGGCCGCGCTGTTCGAACGGCTCCGGGCGACGGTCGCGGAGCGCGCGGCGGCCGACCCCGACGCGCTCGACCCGCTCCGCGGCCTGCTCCTCTCCCCCGACGCGGCGCGGGTGTTCGCCGAGCGCGGCCCGCTCGGTGTGTCCTCTCCGGACGAGTTCCGCCCGGGCCCGCTGCGGCTGCCCGACGACGTCGCGGCCGGGTTCGCGCTCACCCCGCTGGACGAGGCGATCCTGCTGATCGCGGTCGCGCCCGACGTCGATCGCCGGGTGGAACCGCTGTACGGCTACCTCAACGACGACGTCGGCCGGCGGCGCGCGACCGTGCAGCTGACGCTGGAGCTGCTCGGTCTCGGGCCGCACCTGGCCGAGGCCCGGGCGCGGTTCCACCGGTCGGCGCCGCTGCGCGCCGGCGGACTGCTCACGCTCGAGGACGACGACCGGCCGCTCCCCGGCCGGTCGCTGCGGGTTCCGGAGCGGGTCGTCGCGCACCTGCTCGGTGACGACCACACCCTGGACGAGGAGCTCGTCGGCTCCGCACGGCTGGTTCCGGTGCCGTCCGTGCCGCCGGTCTCGACGCTCGTCGGGCTGCCGTCGGCGGGACCGCTGCTGGTCCACGTCCGCGCGGCCAGGGCGGACGCCTCGGACGGGGCCGACGCCGCGGTGGACGCGATCACCGCGACCGGACGGCCGGCCCTGATCGTCCGGCCGGAAGCCCGGCTCTCGTCCGCGGTGCGTGAAGCGCGGCTCCGCGGCGCCGGGCTCGTCGTGGGCCCCGTCGTCGACGACGCCGCCCGCCTGGTCCGGCAGCTGGCCGCGGCACCACCGCCACCGGCGCTGTTCACCTACGGGCCGACCGGCCTCGACCCGGCCTGGGCGCCGGACGCGACGGTGGTCACCGTCGAGGTCCCGCAGCCCGCGCCGACGGTCCCGGCCGAGTTCGCCCCGGCGCTCGCGCCCTACCGGCTCACGCCCGCCCAGATCGACGCGACGCTCGAGGCGGCCCGGGTGTTCGCCGCGATCGACCGGATGCCCGTGGCCGACGCGCACGTCCAGCGCGCGGCGCGGCAGCAGTCGGCCCCGCAGCTCGACCGGCACGTGCGCCGGGTCCCGCCGGCCGTCGGCTGGAACGACCTGATGCTGCCGGACGACCGGTCGGCCCAGCTGCACGAACTGGTCGTCCGGGCCCGCACCAGGCAGCAGGTCCTCGGCGGTTGGCGGATGCGCACCGGCGGCGGACGCGGGCAGGGCGTCGTGGCCCTGTTCGCCGGCGAATCGGGCACCGGCAAGACGCTCGCGGCCGAGGTCGTCGCCGGGGAAATCGGGTTGGACCTGCACGTCGTCGACCTGGCCTCGCTCGTCGACAAGTACGTCGGCGAGACCGAGAAGAACCTCGAGCGGGTGTTCACCGCGGCCGACCAGGCCGACGCCGTGCTGCTGTTCGACGAGGCCGACGCGGTGTTCGGCAAACGCGGTGGCGTCCGGGACGCACGCGACCGCTACGCGAACCTGGAGAGCGCCTACCTGCTGCAGCGGCTGGAGTCGTTCGGGGGGATCGCGGTGCTCACCACGAACCTGCGCGCGAACGTCGACGAGGCCTTCACCCGCCGGTTCGACCTGGTCGTCGACTTCCCGTTCCCCGACGCCGAGCACCGGGCCCGGCTGTGGTGGCTCGCGCTCTCCGGCGCGCCGCAGGCCGACGGCCTCGCCGAGATCCTGCCGCACCTGGCCGCGCAGTTCGAACTGGCCGGTGGCGCGATCCGCAGCGCCGCCGTGACCGCCGCCTACCTGGCTGCCGGGCGCGGCACCCCGGTCACCGCAGCCGACGCGCTGGCCGGTGCCGAGCGGGAGTACCGCAAGCTCGGCCGACTCGTGCCCACCCCGGCCTGA